The nucleotide window AGAGAAACAGACAATGATTTaacattttcaatttaatttaatttatagagcgccaaaatattacacatgtctcatggtgctttacagagtgttaaacaaacagagagagtccATGAGTAACAGTAGCGAGGAAAAAAtcggagatacatataggaagaaacctcggacagatccacgactcaagggcccagcCCATTTGCCTAGGGTCAGTTGTAGGACAAcaaggtcatttttagtgtcagaaagttcaaatagtccagtgtagggaatacaTTTGTCTTAGAAATTGTCTTTAAAAAGCTATTTCTGATGTCAGTGTTTATGCATTGTATGTAGATATGTAGATATTTATTTCCATTTGAATTAAACATCAATAAGGCACTAAAAGGCATGGTGTAAAAGACACATTGGACATATTGTCTTTAGTGTTGGTGGCTGGctaacattattttgtttttgacatGATTTATGCTTTTCTGTAGTTGAACTTTGTGTAGTGTGGCAGACTGAACTGAAGAGAAATCTCAAGAACAAGTACCAGAGTGTGTTTGAAGGAATGCCCAAGCAagggagctctgctctgctggaaAAGATCTACACCGAGGTCTACATCACCGAGGGAGGAAGTGGGAAAGTAAATGAGGAGCATGAAGTCAGGCAGATTCAGTCCATTTCCAAGAGACCAGCTGGACAGGAGACACCAATCAAATGCAGAGACATCTTTCAGTCCTTACCTGGCCAagacaaaccaatcagaagtgtcATCACAAAGGGAGTAGCTGGCATTGgcaaaactgtctcagttcaGAAGTACATCCTGGACTGGGCAGAGGGGAAAGAAAACCAGGATGTTCACTTCATATTTCCTCTGCCTTTTAGGGAGCTCAACCGCATGAAAGACAAACAGCTCTCTTTGATGCATCTTCTTCACCACTTTTTCTCAGAAATTAAGGAGTTAACCTTTCCCAGCCAGGGGAAGTACAAAGTGTTGTTCATCTTTGACGGACTGGATGAGTGCCGACTCCAGCTTGACTTTCAGACAAATGAAATTTTGACTGAAGTGACCACAGCCACTTCATTGGATGTTCTGCTGACAAATCTCATCAAGGGTGATCTGCTGCGCTCTGCTCTCGTTTGGATCACCtctcgaccagcagcagccaatcaaatccctCCTGAGTGTGTTGACCGGATCACAGAAGTACAAGGATTCAGCGACGCTCAGAAggaggagtacttcaggaagaggatcagtgaTCAGAATCTTGCCAGAAAAGTTATCACTCACATAGAATCATCAAGAAGCCTCCACATTATGTGCCACATACCGGTGTTTTGCTGGATTGCTGCTAATGTTATTGAATTTCTTCTTAAAACTGAAGGAGATAAGCAAGTTCCAAAGACTTTGACAGAGATGTACACATATTTTCTTGTTTTCCAGACCAAGCAGAGGAGTGTGAAATTTGAAGGAGTTCATGACACAGATCCACAGTGGAACCAGGCTAGTATCCTTGCTCTTGGAAAGTTGGCCTATGAGCAGCTGAAGAAGGGAAACCTGATTTTTTATGAAGatgacctgagagagagtggtattgATGTCAGAGAGGCAGCAGTACACTGTGGCATCTGCACCCAGATCTTTCAGGAGGAGTCAGGCCTTCATCAGGAAAAGTTgcactgctttgtgcatctgagcatccaggagtaccTTGCAGCTTTGTATGTGATCCTGATGTTAATAACTGAGGGGAAAGATCTCATGTCCCCACAGCAACCCCCCAGAACAATGTTTCAACGTCTGAAATGGCAAACAACGGGCAAACCCATGACCACCTTACAGAAGAGTGCTGTGGACAAAGCATTGGAACATGAAGATGGGCGCTTTGATCTGTTCCTCCGTTTCCTTCTCGGCCTCTCTCTGGAATCTAACCAGAGACTCTTGAGAGGCCTAATAAAGGAAGTACAACATGAAAGCAAAGAGGAAATAGGCAGGTACATTAAGACAAAGATCAGGGAGATGCCATCATCAGAAAGAGTTCTCAACCTCTTTCACTGtctgaatgaagtcaatgatCACTCCTTAGTGGAGGAGGTCCAGAGTTTCCTGAGAGCAGGGACACTTTCTGCAGCCAATCTCTCATCCACACAGTGGTCAgctcttgtgtttgtgcttctgacGTCAGAAGAAAAGCTGGATGTGTTTGATTTGAAGAAATACAGCAGGTCTGATGAATGTCTCCTAAGGCTTCAATCAGTAGTGGAGGAATCCCAAAAGGCTCTGTAAGTAGGATAGGAATTGTTGTGGGCAGAATTGGGTGGGGGTAAATTAAGTTGATATTAAGTAATGATATTTACCTCGATATTACAGCAAGTATGATTCAGAAGCATAACAACAGTAATGCACTTCTGGAATCAATGTCCTTTTTCAAGAGTCTGTTAACTGGCGGAATGTTTTCCCCTTAAGGCTCAACAGTTGTGGACTTactgagaggagctgtgcaggtctggcaTCTGTCCTCACTAAAGCGTCTTCAAAGCTGAAAAATCTGGACCTCAATGGCAACAGTATTGGAGATAGTGGTGTCCAAGAGATGTGTAGTGGACTGGGTAGCCCAAActgtgcactggagacactcaggTAAGACATTTTAGTATTCTATAATTATCGGTTCTGTGGTTTCATTTGTGCAGTATGATgcacatgtgcagtgtgtggttgggtgggggtagggtggtcctcttattgtttttttttttttttttttttttaatgttcaacTCTTACCTACAGATCCCTGGAGGTGACATGAAAACGAGGAACTAGTACTCGGAACaaacactgacaagattttgtTTTCGCGAGATCTCCAGTTTGTTTTGCGAGTTCTGAAGTTAGGTTGCGGTTCCTTATTTTGCCAGCATAACGGGCTGCATGCATAAATGCAGGCCAGGCTGCAGTGGCCGTGTTGGTGAAATCACTGAAATAGATCTCAGAAGTGATATCGCTTACGTTATGTTTGTTAGGGATGGATCGACAAattgtaacaatttgcctcttctTTCAAGAGAACAAACTGCCACAACGCATGAGGTTAAGGGGCGGATCTAACAAGCAACCGAATAAAGGCGGCATCAGTTAACTTTATCTATACTGGTTGAAGGCCTGGCATAACAGTAGAGTTATAGATAAATGTATCACTCAGTTCACACTGTATTGTGcaataaagaatgaatgaatgtgcgtCCGCCTAGCGCCAACTGATGCACCTATAGGTGAAGGCCTGACATTTGTTTAACAACGCAAAGCttcgcaaatcacaaacaaacactccccAAAGTTCAGTGTCCCAACATCGAGCACCTGAATCAAAAAGTCCAAAAGCAAAAGCGAGATCTCCCGGAAAAGAAAAGATTGGGATGTGAAACGCAatctcaccaaacacacacgttaCAAAAAAGGTTTACTGTACTTGCTGTAATCCAATGTTTATTTAAACTAAGTGCAACACCAGTCACTCCTGCCCAAAACACACGTTCAACAGTCAGCTGACATCATGGCATATGGAAtgataagaaaaataaatacattttatttaagcAACCATGTAACAAGGTGATTTATTAAGCAAGTTATTTTGAGATGGGGCTCAAATactacattaggctacatgtaaaTTGAGTTGTTAGGCCACATTATGTTAATTAAAAGATTAAAGTTAACAGTCAGGCCGAGGCTATTTTCTTCTGCTCTGACTGGAAGGCTTTTCTGAAATCAAAAGACCGTACGTGTGTGGTAACGTTAACTTCTGGTCTTGACTCACGGCAGAATGCAGTGGCTTGTTCACTGTCCTGGAGAAACcagctaaacaaaacaaaacaaaacttcaTATCTTTAGAGCCTATAAAATCAAATTGACAATTGAAATGGAGGCTTAGGATGGAGTGATGTGTAGGAGCGATGACGCATctacgattttttttttcagttgcttGTCAGTTAGTGTGGAACACaacctccctctttcctccccta belongs to Sardina pilchardus chromosome 16, fSarPil1.1, whole genome shotgun sequence and includes:
- the LOC134059800 gene encoding NLR family CARD domain-containing protein 3-like isoform X2, whose protein sequence is MPKQGSSALLEKIYTEVYITEGGSGKVNEEHEVRQIQSISKRPAGQETPIKCRDIFQSLPGQDKPIRSVITKGVAGIGKTVSVQKYILDWAEGKENQDVHFIFPLPFRELNRMKDKQLSLMHLLHHFFSEIKELTFPSQGKYKVLFIFDGLDECRLQLDFQTNEILTEVTTATSLDVLLTNLIKGDLLRSALVWITSRPAAANQIPPECVDRITEVQGFSDAQKEEYFRKRISDQNLARKVITHIESSRSLHIMCHIPVFCWIAANVIEFLLKTEGDKQVPKTLTEMYTYFLVFQTKQRSVKFEGVHDTDPQWNQASILALGKLAYEQLKKGNLIFYEDDLRESGIDVREAAVHCGICTQIFQEESGLHQEKLHCFVHLSIQEYLAALYVILMLITEGKDLMSPQQPPRTMFQRLKWQTTGKPMTTLQKSAVDKALEHEDGRFDLFLRFLLGLSLESNQRLLRGLIKEVQHESKEEIGRYIKTKIREMPSSERVLNLFHCLNEVNDHSLVEEVQSFLRAGTLSAANLSSTQWSALVFVLLTSEEKLDVFDLKKYSRSDECLLRLQSVVEESQKALLNSCGLTERSCAGLASVLTKASSKLKNLDLNGNSIGDSGVQEMCSGLGSPNCALETLSLDNCRIGEEGFRALASALRSNPSHMRELQLSGNEAGDSGVKHLSSLLEDPNCKLEKLHLNNCSIGEEGFRALASALRSNPSHMRELQLNSNKAGDSGVKHLSSLLEDTNCKLEKLHLDNCSIGEEGFRALASALRSNPSHMRELQLNSNKAGDSGVKHLSSLLEDPNCKLEKLNLNNCSIGEEGFRALASALRSNPSHMRELQLSRNEAGDSGVKHLSSLLKDPNCKLEKLHLTDCSIGEEGFRALSSALRSNPSHMRELQLSGNEAGDSGVKHLSSLLEDPNCKLEKLHLDKCSIGEEGFRALASALRSNPSHMRELHLSGNKAGDSGVKHLSSLLEDTNCKLEKLHLSVCSIGEEGFRALASALRSNPSHMRELQLNSNKAGDSGVKHLSSLLEDPNCKLEKLVLSYCSITDEGFRALASALRSNPSALRELWLLGSHPGPSVQQLLSELKKHPNCKHLQIYGP
- the LOC134059800 gene encoding NLR family CARD domain-containing protein 3-like isoform X1 translates to MEQQVNTKQDSSLKGQSSLHHERPPSPVPTCVSMKSDQSERRFINFQHDDVTAGTSGQMEECKPDTVSDKNTQKKLKDIFQVLEEKIITFVKDELKRFKKILSPDYQEHFEGKEQDESDAREGALKMALHFLRNMKQNSIADKLQEIELCVVWQTELKRNLKNKYQSVFEGMPKQGSSALLEKIYTEVYITEGGSGKVNEEHEVRQIQSISKRPAGQETPIKCRDIFQSLPGQDKPIRSVITKGVAGIGKTVSVQKYILDWAEGKENQDVHFIFPLPFRELNRMKDKQLSLMHLLHHFFSEIKELTFPSQGKYKVLFIFDGLDECRLQLDFQTNEILTEVTTATSLDVLLTNLIKGDLLRSALVWITSRPAAANQIPPECVDRITEVQGFSDAQKEEYFRKRISDQNLARKVITHIESSRSLHIMCHIPVFCWIAANVIEFLLKTEGDKQVPKTLTEMYTYFLVFQTKQRSVKFEGVHDTDPQWNQASILALGKLAYEQLKKGNLIFYEDDLRESGIDVREAAVHCGICTQIFQEESGLHQEKLHCFVHLSIQEYLAALYVILMLITEGKDLMSPQQPPRTMFQRLKWQTTGKPMTTLQKSAVDKALEHEDGRFDLFLRFLLGLSLESNQRLLRGLIKEVQHESKEEIGRYIKTKIREMPSSERVLNLFHCLNEVNDHSLVEEVQSFLRAGTLSAANLSSTQWSALVFVLLTSEEKLDVFDLKKYSRSDECLLRLQSVVEESQKALLNSCGLTERSCAGLASVLTKASSKLKNLDLNGNSIGDSGVQEMCSGLGSPNCALETLSLDNCRIGEEGFRALASALRSNPSHMRELQLSGNEAGDSGVKHLSSLLEDPNCKLEKLHLNNCSIGEEGFRALASALRSNPSHMRELQLNSNKAGDSGVKHLSSLLEDTNCKLEKLHLDNCSIGEEGFRALASALRSNPSHMRELQLNSNKAGDSGVKHLSSLLEDPNCKLEKLNLNNCSIGEEGFRALASALRSNPSHMRELQLSRNEAGDSGVKHLSSLLKDPNCKLEKLHLTDCSIGEEGFRALSSALRSNPSHMRELQLSGNEAGDSGVKHLSSLLEDPNCKLEKLHLDKCSIGEEGFRALASALRSNPSHMRELHLSGNKAGDSGVKHLSSLLEDTNCKLEKLHLSVCSIGEEGFRALASALRSNPSHMRELQLNSNKAGDSGVKHLSSLLEDPNCKLEKLVLSYCSITDEGFRALASALRSNPSALRELWLLGSHPGPSVQQLLSELKKHPNCKHLQIYGP